cttgcCCGCTAGccttcctcgcctctttTGATTCCCTCACCTTCGCGTTAGTTTCTTCTACCCTCTAGCGCACGCTGTGGGTGTCGCATACTGGATCAACCTCAGCGTCCGCTACCGTGTCTCGTCCATAAAGGGGTCTGCGTCGATCAGGGGCAACACCAGTTCGAATTCACATGGCGCGTAGCCCGCGGCCTCCCCTGTACAAACCATGTATAGTGAAGCGATGCTGGGGAAAGTGGCGGGAGGGTGCATCCATCCTCAACTGTGGCAGAGGCTCGTTAATGTGCAATCTCGGTTAACAGAAAAGCGAGTAGGAGTGGGGCCTGTACACACAGATGAGTTGGCAAAGAGAAAGTTTAGGGAAACCCAACCAACATAAATCAAAGCACGCCCACAAACACAGTGGAAGAGAACGCTACGAAGACActtcgtttgtttgtttcaCTTCTGCTTAATTGCACTCTGCTCGTTCCCCTTGCTCCCTCGCTTTCTCATCAAACAGTCACACCTCCAGATGTTTTGTGATCATCGTGTAGtaccttctttttctctcttggtTCGTGTAGCTCTTTgattttctctcttttcttgaTGTTCGTGTTGCgtggttgttgttgcgctGAGACTGTATTGTCTCGTCCGTTGCTTTTAACCTATTTCggcgtttttttctctgtggaCATAAACCCCTTGTCCTTGGACCGTTGTGTTGGCGCTCTTTTTGGgggtgctctctctttcaagCTTCAGAGCCGCCACGTCTGCGTATGTGCTCATGTACCCGTATGGTTGGGTGTAGTGCCATTAGGATGCAGCGTAGGCCAGGTTCCGGCGGTGGACTGGAAGAAGGAGCGGGCGCTGGTCTAGTTCTGCGGTTGTCGTTgccttcgtgtgtgtgtgtgtttgatTGTTTGATTATCTTTGCGCACTTCTGCCTCTGTTGCCTCtgcgtcgtcttctccttACCAGACTCGGCattcctttttgttttttgcttctctccctctcatccTCGTTTCGTCTGGCCATTTGTGTTGTCGCTCTCCGTCTACGAGTGACTCGTATCTTTTTATTGGTATTTTTGGTTCCTTCGATGCCTACCACTTGTGGTGGGCGCGGCACTTGATTTGGCGGCTTTTGCACGAGGCTCTCTGGTCACCATTCGAGTTTTTCATTTCTCTCCCTGTAGTTTTTCTTTGGGCGATGGGGCTGTCGGTGGATGGATTGAAACGAACGCATGGAACGGCACTCGGCACGCCTTACAGAAAAGCTCTGTTATTACCGTTTGTGTGTCCTTCTTGCTGCAACCCCATACATCCTTTTTGGATGGAATTCATCACGCGTGTATCGAAGTAGGCCTCTCTGGGGTCGCCtgcattttctctctctttctctcccacccacccacccccctcgcctcccaCTTGCGGAACGTCTTTTCCATCGCCTCTCGCTTCCTCTACTAAAGCCCTTGATAAatccgctgcagcgctcgtgCACTCCACACCGCGCcgtttcttcccccccccctccttccgcCGTCGCACGGTGACTGCGGCACAAATCGGccttatttttttttgttttttttttaatgGTCAACATATGTAAAGGTGTGTGTCGCTCGGACTGTATTTGTTTCTTTGGTCTCCCTCTTTTGTACTCNNNNNNNNNNNNNNNNNNNNtcccccccccttcccgtTCCCGGTCCGTCCGACGTACGGTACGTACGTCGGCGACAACTAACGTCGTTCTTTtttagtttttttttgttttttttttaatgGTCAACATATGTAAAGGTGTGTGTCGCTCGGACTGTATTTGTTTCTTTGGTCTCCCTCTTTTGACTCCCCCACGCTCTcactcgcccccccctctccccctagtcctctttttttttttagggGGAGGGTCTACCTCAGTTGATCTTGCACCCTTTACATTTCTCTCGTCTTCTTTGCTAggcacgtctctctccctctcttgtaGCCATGCCGCGCAGTTGCCCCTTtcggtttttttttgtttctttgcgTCTCCTTAAGCAATGGACGCAGACAAGCACGAACACGAACTCGCTCGTCCGCACGCGCCGGGCGAAGGACGCCATCCAAGCAGTGTGAGACAATGGCGCAAACACCACTCAAGGCCCTGTAATATAATACGAGAGAAACTTCGCTACAAAACTGAAGAATGTGCTGTCGGCACGACCtgagtgaaagagaagagtaACCGCgcacaaagaaaaggaagcgagAGGGTAATCTCGTTGCGTCGGTGCAAAGACCCTCGCACTGACTCgctactccctcctccccctctcttcatctGGGGCTCTCTCCTAGAGCCTTTTCCGCTCGTCTCCGTCTTTTGAAGTTGCCTCAGCTATCGCTCAGCTGTccaagagcagcaggtgaTCTGTGCTGGCCGTTTTGCATTCTGTGAATACATGAAAAGGACAGTGAAGGAGTATGCCTGCGGGGCTCTTTTTGGATGTGGGGTTGTCGAGTTTTTCACGGCAGGTGTCTTAGCAAACCCTGCCGGACACGCCGCCTCAAGACACTCCTCGCGTCTGCAGCTCACAGCCCAGTCTGCGCCCTTTGTCTTCTGGCATTTACGAGAGACTGAAGGCAATACACTGATCTCCCTCACTCCATTTCCTTAGTGCTTCTTCACTTTTGGAGATGCCTGCCATCTCACATTATCTTTTCGATAtcgctgctctttctctttttctcgcctGCTCTTTTCATTGCGTCCCTCACAAgactgctgcccccctcaccccttgCAGGCATTTGGAGATCGCCacggggagagagcaggcaAAGGCGCTGTCGGCACTAACGCAAGAAAAACCAAAATTGGGGCAACCACGGCTTACGtaaagaaacacacacatacacatacgcaTACGAAACAGCGcctgaggagagggaagagatgTTGATGTGGCGATCACGACGAGCACAGGGGGTCGGCAGCGGGGAGGGTGTCCGCCACTTGATCTGCGCTGTAAGTCGCCGGTGCACTCGCTTGCTGCCTGCATGCTGCTTTGTCGCAGCTGACACagtctgccgctgctgtagctACTCGACTAACTTCTTTCAGAGCAACCGTACTGAGCCAAAGAGGCCTTTCCATTTCGTGGAGACCCCTCCGGTAGAGCGGGATCAGCGGTCAGGCGCCCTCCCTCGGCCCTCTTCAATTTCAGCGCCGGAGGTGAGCGCGGGTATAATAGCGGAGTGGGTGCCGGACGTATTGGGCTACCATATGCCGCTTGGTTTGCGAGAGCGATCGGAACCTGCGCCGAGGTCCAGTCTAGCCGAAGCAGCTGACTTGAAGGCCCTCACCGATGCTGAGACCCGCGGTACAGAACATCAAGAGCTTCAGAAGGTGTCGAGCACCACCAGGGACACGTGCGAGAGCAGCCAAgtcggaggcggcggcggcggccatcGCGATGGTCACTCCGGAGGTCCCTCGTTCTGCGGCCCTTTGCCCAACTTCGCCACGTCACCGGTATTCGAATGGAAGGGGTATCTGTGGCAGTGGCGTCCTGTGAAAGTCACGCCCGTAGCAGGCGCGGGGCACCCGAAGACTTCCACCGTCTCCGCACCATTGTGTCATTGGGAGAGAAGCCCTTCACAGGACAAGACGCTCTGTAGTGCTGGCAAGGAAAATGACCTCGCTGAAGGAGTGTTGGGCGAAAGCCCGCAAGACTATTATCTTGTTCCATTTTTGCTCTGTCCAACGCTCGAGGTGCGAGCTATGCAGCCCCTCATGCATGATAGCCTGCGAAGGGAACTTGCAGCAGCCCTAAGTGCTTGCCATCATCAGCGCCGACGTTGCTCAGAGGGCGCAAAGCAGTACCGTAGTGGCACTCGCTCCTGCTCAACATACCCTGAGTGCAAGCCTCAGCTATGGTCGATCCGCATGCCCACCCCTGTTGGTGAGCTCGCTATTGTCTCCTCAAAGAACTCTGAGAGTGATGCTGTGATCAAGCAGAGCACCAAGTTCGAGCTGCCGACCTTCTCAATGATTGAAGGTGAACCCCCGATGAGGGTAGGAGAGCGCACCAGAGCTTGGTTTGACCCTGAAACAACTCACCCAACACCGCCGGAAGCAGAGACATGGGAAGCCGCCACGGCAACCGTGCGGGATGCGCAAGGCGCCTCAACAGAGAGTGACACGGTCCCTTACGTGCATGTCTTCTGCTCTGAGATGAGCACTGCGTGCTGCGACTCCCCTTTGTTGCAGACAGGCAACAAGGTACTAGCATCGCCCACACCTTCCCCACGCGACTTGTCGCGTCCGACGCTGCCCATCGTGCGTCGCAACGTTGTGGGTGGGGGACTTGCGGAGCTCTTTCTTGCCGTGGACCGTTACGCTGCTTTGATTGCGCGTGGTGACTTGACGCTGTCTGCCGCCTGCTGGGCCACGCTCTGTGACACGAAGAGCTGTTGGGTcgtgcagcgcctgcgcgtaTGCCCGCTAGAGATGGAGCGTGAGCTGATCGCAGCCACGGAGGCACACAAGCGCTGGCAGCAATACGCCATTTCACGCAACCGCACTTTAGTGGGGAAAAGCAGCCACGGCATTTGCTTTTACGACTATCCTTCCTTGGCGAAGTGGCCACGTAGCTGACGAGGGGCAACGACAGCCACTGCAAGCGTCAGGCTCCTACACTTATGGACGTGTTGGGGGCAaagaaggtggtggagagtGATTGAAAGAGGGACTTgggcacgcgtgtgtgtgtgttatgGGGGAATATCCGAGCGCCTTGTCAGAATTCGTCGTGAGCGCGTGCACATACGCGacagtagtagtagtagtagtagtagtagggggtggagggaagagagtACTTCACTCTCACACTGATACGTTCTCCTgcacacctcccccctttctcctctacGTGCTGCTTGAGGTAGCCTCGACGTCTCCTCTGTCCTTTCGGCTCATTCCGATGACACCCCTTCATCTTCGGTCCGTTGAGTCGATCTGTGTATGTGCCCGCTCTCTGCTTCCTGAGAGCGGGCTTctgtctctttcctttctctgtcCGCCTGACGGCCTATCGGCATATGTGactgtgtgcacgtgtgcctcccccacccgcaTTCCCGTAGGCCcccgctttttttctttgaaATCTGCTACCGTATGCCGCTACTTCACATAACGCATTatcgcttcttctctgttgtttTGTGCCAAGTGATGCGCAGGCCGATCTTACCGCCAACCACACTTGtcgtcttctcccttctgctgagggtttttttttctcttctcgaaGCGTCGCAACGGCTTTATCAGTGATGGTGATCGCATCGGCCCTTGGGAACCTCCCACACCAtatgcgtgtgggtgtgtacgTGGTAGATGCGTCCCCCAAGCCAATCAACCCTGTTTGATGGAGCGTTGTTCGTCgagacgagggagagactTTCCTGCGGTCCTTCTTCAaaccccaccccaccctaGACCAGAAGAACAGAACAAACAGTGCTGCATACAACGCACAGCGGAGGTCCAGACAGATGAGCCTCTCTGCCCACTATGGTGCCCCGCTATACCTGTAACGCCACACACTCGCCTTTTCCCTTGTACGGGAGTGACGGAGGGTGACTGTCGCATGCActcatcttttttttcccctccccctggaGAAGGTGCATACTCATCGCTCGTCGCGCCCGCAAGGTGCGCGCCTCCTTTCCGTGTGTgggacggcggtgctgcgtgtCTCGTGTGGCGGACTGTTCAGTGGCGCGGTCCCTTCATCTTCCACCGCCACTACCCTCCGACCCCTGATAGAGACAAGCAATCACGCTGATGCACACAACGGGTCGCCCTACAGCGCCCACTTTTCACCCTGTCTGTAAGTCTTGCTatcccttttcgctctctcttcctctccctgttCATCGGCaactcagcagcgccaccaccaccaccaccaccacattgACATCTCATTGTCAACGAACAAAAGGCACAAAGAGGGGAACTCTCGGCTGACCCCGTCGTGAAGGAGGGGAACGACAAAGAAGGACACGCAGCAGGCGGAGCACGATAAcggagaaagaaggagagaagtcCATTTCACATCTTGGCACGCGCACAAGCGAGCAGccaaagggaaaaacaagagaatAGAAAACACCGATACAGtaaggcacacacgcacacacacacacacacacacacacacactagcGCGTGTTTAAGACCTTGTACGCctcgaaaagaaaaacacgcTCGCAAAGGCATCCACAGAGACGAGGTAAAGGTGTCGGCTGTTGGCTTTGGGGGCCTCTGTTGTATATGGGTGTATGTGCATCAGTGTCGCAGctcgttttttcttcccttcttgCCTCCGTGGACGGTGGGGTGACTGTAGTGTCACTAAGCGCTGCGCTTCCTTCGTCAGTCTTTGGTGTCCTTTCCCTCTGGACCTCCATCGCGTTGTCCCCACCGTCTCACTTTTCATCTGCTAAACAtcgcccctctctttttacGTTTGCTCTTGTTCCACCTCGCACACTCCTCATTTACTTCTCTGCTCCTGCACCCCACCACTTCCTCTTTACCCTTCTCTCCcatcctccccctccccctcccctcgtcaACTTCGGTGTAGTTTGATCCCCCCCGTCTCACTTTATCTGTACTGCAGTGTGCTGTTGTTTCTATTGGGGGACTTGTGTTGtccttccttcttttttttttccgcagtttcccctctctctctcttattcGTAACGctgtcccctcccctcccctactCCCCTACTCCCCCACCTTTTCTGCATTATTTCTCCTACAGCTGCAACCCCCATTGGCGCTATTGGGACAGGTATCGGGCTATTCAAGGCATACAGAGAGAAATACAGGAGGAGCAGTAgatgtgccgctgctctaGGCTCTCCTGACACCTTCCACAGACCCAGagacctcctcttctctttccccctcccctccggcCTGCCACCATTCTTACTCCTTTCAACTTTGCTTATTCTTTTgcctccgtgtgtgtgtgtgggtgtgggtgtgtgggtgtttcgAACTGCTTCTGCTTACCGATCGACATACTTTACTTTTGATGTCTTTCTTCTTTATTTGCATATACTTGTAGATCGCCCTCTAACCAAACTTAAAGACTACCAAAGCCTGGCGCACGCGCAATACATAAAAGTAAAAACATAAACTACGCATACCTAAACATATATTTATTTATATATACCCGTAGAGAGAGTATTCCTTCCTCCATTAGGACTCCTTCATCGCACGATCGTTAATAcatttctcttttgctgTTCGCTCGACGCATTAatttcctttttgtttgcttgcttgttttttttttcgtgtaCTCTTccactgcgtgtgtgtgtgtgtggtgatgTGCGGTTTTCGATCCTCTTGTTCACTTTATCTGTCATCGTTgtgccgctctctttctgcccCTCTCTGACTTCGAGTcgcactcccccctctgtgtCTTCTCTTAAGTGTGTGCCTTTTgtgttctccttttttcgCGTTTTTTTGTGATTTGCGCCAATTCACTTCCTCCGTTCtccacccttccccctccccctttcctttccctcagCATACACccctgtctcctcctccaccctctccgtAGAGCCACAATTTTACCATCGCTATTCTTTCCTTTTATTCTTTCGCTCTTGCACCTCCTCATCGACGGCCCTCCCGCTGGCTTCGCTACACGGCCCctttctgcccccccccctcttctcttcttggaACTCTTCGCTTGCACTACTCTCaccctttcttctttgctctctcggCTCTGCTGGTCTTTTTGCCGCGTCGAGTTGCCTGTTTGAGCACCTCACGCATCTCCGGGTGCTGAGGTCGCCCTAAACAAAGCATATTTGTCGCCACCTTGGGTGTTTGTGCTGACGTCTACAGTAGTGACCAATTTGTGcgtgtccttctctcccgaaccccctccccacgtccCGCCCTGTAACCGGCTGAAGGATTCAACATAGTCACGCCtgcgcacacaagcacggTTACAGCGACACTTGCACCATCAAGCACTCGACAAGAACGAAAGTGTGTTGAGTAGGACTAAGAAGCACTTTAGCCTTTAGCAGACAGCGGTGCGCATTCACTCGACTTTCAGAACCTTTGTTGGCATCCGTGGGTGTTTgtcctcccccatccctaCCCCTATTTGATAACAAGAGCCGCCTGTTCTCGTTCACGGCTCGAACTTCATCTACATCGACGTCCCTTGTTTCTGCTTATTCTCTGTATTGCTTGGTACTGGGGGGCTTTTGCTCGTCGCTTTGCACTAGATTAGCCCCGCGCCTCTTGAGTTTTACTTTTTCTCGCATCTTATTCTCTGCTTCCTCTACCTTAGCGTCCTCTCtaccacctccccccctttttcgcgCCGCTTGCACTCTCCTTTCTGCCACAGCTTGAAGGATAaattcgtgtgtgtgtgtgtatgtgggtgggtgggtgtgggtgtatatTTGACCCCTTCGCGTAAGTGCGTGTGCTGGCAAGCATATACACAGTCACGACCCGTGTTGCTCTTAGtgttctttcttctccctcccccctcagaCGTAcagcaaacacacaggcacgctTCTGCTCTTTCACTCCAAAGCAGACACAAGCACTCAACTTTCGAAGGCTATTTttattttccctttcctttttcgttttgaGCTGTGCATgcgtcgctgcacctcctttcttctttcgctctccttgacttcacacgcacacacacacactctctctctctgagtaGTTagttgtgtgtctgtgtaggTGTTGCATGTAGTTTTGAACTGTTATTTTCTCGATCGTGTTGCTAgtactcctctctccttcccctctctccctccccgcctGTATTTCATACGTTTTCTTTCATGTTGCTGCCTAGCGGTTCCCTTTCAGCTGGGTAGGATCTGACCTCAGATCTCGCGTTTGTTTGCGCAttgcttcttctttttttttctgcctaGATGACTAACGCCGCTGACACCTATAACTCTTGTGCTTCACCGATacctctcgttctctccctctttccgtAACGTAAATCTCTTTGTTGGCGTGGCTGTCGTTAACCTGCAAAAGAAAGTGtttaggtgtgtgtgtgtgtgtgcgtcatTTTCGTCTTTTCTGCACCGTGGCGTAAAGCAGCTGAGCAGCTATGCACAAGTCCTTCACCGGCGTGAATGCGCCTTcgacgtcgcagcagcagcaagtcGTACCGTCAGTTCCACCCTTTGCCCGTCATCACCAAGTAGCCAAAAGCTCCATCCTTGACATCACGGCGACGCACGACGCATACCTGTCGCTTCTCAACGCTGCACAACACTGTCAACCCTCGAGCACatacagcggcagcagcgtagcAGCAACATCAGCAAAGTGGAAACGGACGGCTTTTTCTCATCGTTGCAGCACCCTTCAGACACCttcccaccctccctccagcagcggtgtgcaAAACCTCCACAGCGTCAGCCAgcagccagcgcagcagccacatCAGCACTTACACAACGCTACCCAGCAGTCGCACGAGCACGCGAGAAATATCATCACACCCGTTCTGGACCTGTCatcgccactgctgcagcagcaactgaaGTCGTCGTCCGCCGCCATACTCAACGGGGAGTCCCCTCGTGTGCACTTCGGCAGCGGCCCCTACTCACCCTTCACGCAGACAGAAGTGAACacagcgccgcagccgcctgAACCTGGCCACAGCATTCAACCGCACTACGACAGCACAAGTCATCATAGGCTCTACCACACAGCCAACGCAAGCAGTGCACGGCATGCTCTACAGGACccggtgacgctgcagcagaaCCAGCAGCACGGACTGCTGGAAGCCAGCGATACGTGgatcaccgccaccgctaccaTCCCCCCCTTGCCCTTtacgccctcccccctccgaTCCCTGACGACCATCACCTCCCCTGGGAGCTCGTGCGATGTAAGTGGCAATGTCGTGCCAACACTGCGGGCTCCAATTTCAGCGCCACATGTACCTGGAGCAGCCCTGCCCATGCCTAGCCAGTCGCAGGCAGCGCACTCGGTCGTGTCACACTCTCCGCAAACAGGGCCACCTTGTTCATCTACCGCATACCCGTCCATGCACCCTATCCTGATCGGCCACTCGACACTGGATAggggcacagcagcagctttaCAGGCAGCTACAGACAAGGCGCACACCTCGCTCCACCGCTTGATGGACGCCAACGCGCCTGAATTTTCAGGCACGACGTACTACCTTGAAGCTGTGcacggcggcgacagcgccggcAACCACTCAGCGCAGCTCTACCCGTCGTTCATCACGATGGCGTCGCGTCAGCTGTTgcctcagcagcactacCTACAGCTCGCTcaacaagagcagcagcggcagcagttgGCCGTAAAGCAGAAGTCAGCGTACACCCGCCTCCCTGCGCA
The window above is part of the Leishmania panamensis strain MHOM/PA/94/PSC-1 chromosome 33 sequence genome. Proteins encoded here:
- a CDS encoding hypothetical protein (TriTrypDB/GeneDB-style sysID: LpmP.33.1520) — encoded protein: MHKSFTGVNAPSTSQQQQVVPSVPPFARHHQVAKSSILDITATHDAYLSLLNAAQHCQPSSTYSGSSVAATSAKWKRTAFSHRCSTLQTPSHPPSSSGVQNLHSVSQQPAQQPHQHLHNATQQSHEHARNIITPVLDLSSPLLQQQLKSSSAAILNGESPRVHFGSGPYSPFTQTEVNTAPQPPEPGHSIQPHYDSTSHHRLYHTANASSARHALQDPVTLQQNQQHGLLEASDTWITATATIPPLPFTPSPLRSLTTITSPGSSCDVSGNVVPTLRAPISAPHVPGAALPMPSQSQAAHSVVSHSPQTGPPCSSTAYPSMHPILIGHSTLDRGTAAALQAATDKAHTSLHRLMDANAPEFSGTTYYLEAVHGGDSAGNHSAQLYPSFITMASRQLLPQQHYLQLAQQEQQRQQLAVKQKSAYTRLPAHDGQIGHFFTHTATAATMSQTPPSMLSGVAPLTSLNSSAACAERIRALQQSSTEELSICRDQGSWHQLHAQQQQQQHQQLRPISALQPTTDARGITRRNRDRAVLFVGQLNYEATEADVSQVFSCYGKPLSVVVLKDKGKAAKKGGDGSATPHRKVGGSAFVTYGTTLEADTAIMALHGRYNAKDDDSENVDESKYLQVSYGQQTGMISRFGVMHAEKLHAEKPENPIPFLATDRRKGKS
- a CDS encoding hypothetical protein (TriTrypDB/GeneDB-style sysID: LpmP.33.1510); amino-acid sequence: MLMWRSRRAQGVGSGEGVRHLICAVSRRCTRLLPACCFVAADTVCRCCSYSTNFFQSNRTEPKRPFHFVETPPVERDQRSGALPRPSSISAPEVSAGIIAEWVPDVLGYHMPLGLRERSEPAPRSSLAEAADLKALTDAETRGTEHQELQKVSSTTRDTCESSQVGGGGGGHRDGHSGGPSFCGPLPNFATSPVFEWKGYLWQWRPVKVTPVAGAGHPKTSTVSAPLCHWERSPSQDKTLCSAGKENDLAEGVLGESPQDYYLVPFLLCPTLEVRAMQPLMHDSLRRELAAALSACHHQRRRCSEGAKQYRSGTRSCSTYPECKPQLWSIRMPTPVGELAIVSSKNSESDAVIKQSTKFELPTFSMIEGEPPMRVGERTRAWFDPETTHPTPPEAETWEAATATVRDAQGASTESDTVPYVHVFCSEMSTACCDSPLLQTGNKVLASPTPSPRDLSRPTLPIVRRNVVGGGLAELFLAVDRYAALIARGDLTLSAACWATLCDTKSCWVVQRLRVCPLEMERELIAATEAHKRWQQYAISRNRTLVGKSSHGICFYDYPSLAKWPRS